A window of Bos taurus isolate L1 Dominette 01449 registration number 42190680 breed Hereford chromosome 8, ARS-UCD2.0, whole genome shotgun sequence contains these coding sequences:
- the MLANA gene encoding melanoma antigen recognized by T-cells 1 isoform X3 produces MPREEAHFFYGSPRKGHSHSYVTAEDCWYCRRRSGYRSLKDKNIHAGTQSTLTGRCSHEGLGQQDSKLPFQENNCEPVIPNAPPAYEKLSAEQSPPPYSP; encoded by the exons ATGCCAAGAGAAGAGGCTCACTTCTTCTATGGTTCCCCCAGGAAAGGGCACAGCCACTCTTATGTCACGGCTGAAGA CTGCTGGTACTGCAGACGACGAAGTGGATACCGAAGCTTGAAG GACAAAAACATTCATGCTGGTACTCAAAGTACCCTAACAGGAAGATGTTCACATGAGGGGCTTGGTCAACAGGACAGCAAATTGCCTTTTCAAGAGAACAATTGTGAACCTGTG ATTCCCAATGCTCCACCCGCTTATGAGAAACTGTCTGCAGAACAGTCACCACCACCTTATTCTCCATGA
- the MLANA gene encoding melanoma antigen recognized by T-cells 1 isoform X1, producing the protein MPREEAHFFYGSPRKGHSHSYVTAEEAAGIGILIVILGILLLLSCWYCRRRSGYRSLKDKNIHAGTQSTLTGRCSHEGLGQQDSKLPFQENNCEPVIPNAPPAYEKLSAEQSPPPYSP; encoded by the exons ATGCCAAGAGAAGAGGCTCACTTCTTCTATGGTTCCCCCAGGAAAGGGCACAGCCACTCTTATGTCACGGCTGAAGA GGCTGCAGGGATTGGCATCCTGATAGTGATTCTGGGAATTCTACTACTTCTCAGCTGCTGGTACTGCAGACGACGAAGTGGATACCGAAGCTTGAAG GACAAAAACATTCATGCTGGTACTCAAAGTACCCTAACAGGAAGATGTTCACATGAGGGGCTTGGTCAACAGGACAGCAAATTGCCTTTTCAAGAGAACAATTGTGAACCTGTG ATTCCCAATGCTCCACCCGCTTATGAGAAACTGTCTGCAGAACAGTCACCACCACCTTATTCTCCATGA
- the MLANA gene encoding melanoma antigen recognized by T-cells 1 isoform X2, which yields MGLETRGERKLKRLRAREAIFTQTAASRRSWSQAGRAAGIGILIVILGILLLLSCWYCRRRSGYRSLKTVACQAPLSMGFFQGRILEWVVISSSKGSSRLHISCIGRTKTFMLVLKVP from the exons ATGGGACTCGAGACCAGgggggaaagaaaattaaaaaggttAAGAGCCAGAGAAGCAATCTTCACACAAACGGCAGCCAGCAGACGGAGTTGGTCCCAGGCAGGCAG GGCTGCAGGGATTGGCATCCTGATAGTGATTCTGGGAATTCTACTACTTCTCAGCTGCTGGTACTGCAGACGACGAAGTGGATACCGAAGCTTGAAG actgtagcctgccaggctcctctgtccatgggatttttccagggaagaatactggagtgggttgtcatttcctcctccaagggatcttctcgactccacatctcctgcattggcag GACAAAAACATTCATGCTGGTACTCAAAGTACCCTAA